The region TAGAGGACACATTCTCCTGAGGGGATAGTGCTCTCTGTCCTGACTTGCTCTGGAAAGCGTGCGGCCGTCCGGAGAGTGCCGGCGGGCAGAGCTGAGCTtgtctgttttggtttttggctgcGTCAGGCGGCTTGTGGGCTCTTGGTTCTGCAGCCAGGAATCGAATCCGTGCCCCTGCTCTGGGAGCTcacagccttaaccactggaccccaaaAAAGCCCTGGAGCCGAGCTTCTTGGATATAAACATGGCTGCTGTTACCTTTATAACTTCCCATTTCCTTTAACTAACAGGAGTACTGGTGACTgcgaggagaagggaatggcaacccactccagtgttcttgcctggagaaggggaagcctggtggactgccctccatggggtcgcacagagtcagacacaagtgaagcgacttagcagcagcagcaattacgAAATAAAGCATAACCTTTTCTGGTATTGTGAACTGAATCTTTAGAAACAGTTAAATACAGCTGTTCTGATTGTGTTTGTTTTGATAATTTATCCCTCAGCTAAGAAGTTGCCGAAGAACGAACCACAGAATCCAGGAGCAAATTCCCCCCGAGGAAGAGGAGTCGACCTCACTGAGCCCACACAGCCCACCAGGAGTCAGTGCTGCAGCAACTGACCCTCCAGTGTAAACTCCCGGAATGTTCTTCTGCTTCCTAATTGTTAATAACAGTGGAATTGGAGCATCTAACCAGCCCAGTGTGACTTCCAAAAAGAAGAGGCTTACCAATAGTCAAGTTTCTAATACAgaattattttcagtgtttcGACCCTAATCGTTAGTGGCATGCGTGCGGCCCTCTGACCGTGTCTCGGCAGTGAGGGGCGGGGAGCCGTGTGCACGGCTGTCTCCTTGGAAGGTTAGCGGGGTTCactgctcttctccagggatgtAGACAAATGACTCTGAAGCCACAGTGAACCagccagttctgtgaaaaaaatttGGAACTTACTCATTTGGGCTTTTCAGAAAAAACTTCTTGCTTTGGAAGGAGGTTCTAAAGATATTTATGCTTAGCTGCCATATCCAGGCAACCTGTAATTTCTCTTAGTGTCcttatttaaagtatacattCCACATTTTAACAAATTTGCCACAAGGAAACAGTCCCACATCTTCAGTGGGAAGAGATGAACATTAGTGGCATCTAAATTACAGCTAAtcctgttgctttttaaaatggggTAAAATGCATCTTAAAGGATAGTGTTCCCTTCAAACATGTGAGTTcttcaacaaaatgaaacaaaccagGTGTCTGTGATTTCTGTGTAATCACTGCTGGCCATTGCATAGGTTTTGTTTGGGTGTAGGGAGGGGGCCTTTGTGCCCTTTGGACATAAGTATAGTCAGTGCACTAACAATTATGGACAGTCAAGCTTGATCATTTTAAATCCGCTCTTCAGCTGCACTGTAAATAGGGGCCTGCTTTGTCGTCTCCAAGTATGTTTATTACTTTTCGGTAATATTTAAGAGTTGCTTAAAAGTATACAAAATGTACAGTTACTAAAACagctaattttttccttttctccccctttgAAAGGAAGGGGCTTCAGTTGTTCCTACCTGGCTAGAACCATGATAAAAAATGTACCAGTAATTTGTAACACAAGTATTGGATATGTTAGTAACAACTTTGCAGCCTTGTTTTCcaaagttcattttattttgatcAGTATATTGCACTAACTGTTTTAGGCATTTTCATTATATGAAATCTACCATGTGTCAGAGATGATTTAATCTATTTAAGTGTTGAACTGCTAGCAGACATGTACATCTACAGTGATTCCGAATTAGTAAGGAGAACAGTTCACCAGTGCTTAGTTTCATATTGAGGTGCTCAGGTTGGAATAAAGTGGTATTAAAAAGCAAGTACTGGTTCCCCTCTTTTTTCACATGAACATATATAAATGGCATTGTGTTACCTGAAATCTGCTGCTATATTCTCTTCACTGCATTCTTAAAAATGGATGCTTGTTCTGGTACCTGGCTCATTGAAGAgctgtttccatgtttctctcCTCTGGATAGCCAGCGCTTTTATGTCAGCAGCTGACGCTCGGTTCCGTTGAGAAGTATCACCATGACCGTGATGTTGTCCCTGGAGCCAGCCTCTAGAGCAGCGTTGACGAGCTCGTGGCTGACGTATGCGGCAGCGCCGTCGTAGAAGCTCTGACTACCGGGTCCTCCCTGTGTCTCTCTCGAGGCTTTCGGCTGTCTGTCCACGCTGGTCAGTCCGCCAGGCCCTTCCTCGCTGCAGGGATCACGAGTGGTCTTTTTTGGTGGAGATGGTCCTGAACTTTCGGGGTCACAGATAGAATGTTCTGAAACTGGCAGGTTTTCTTTTGAACCCCCAGTTGGCGCCCGTTCTCCAGATCTGCGCTGGAACGCTGTGTGGATGTTACCGGATCTCGCTGTGGTTTGTTCACTGATGGGGCAACGCAGAGGCCCTCTGGGTGGTGACGGTTGGTTCCCCGCGGCGGGACCCCATGTTTCTCTGTGTGCTTGGAAAGCCGACATGGCGAGCGCGGTGACCTCCTTCGTGTCCAGAACTCCCCAGAGCCCATTGGTGCCCAGGATAAGGAACTGGCACAAGTCATCTATGGGCACAGAAATCGTCTGAGGCGCTGGGATGACGAATCTTTTCAGCTTGAGATTCCCATGGAAGCCGAGTCCTCGTGTGGTGGCCGTCTGCCCCTGGAGGAGGCCGTGCGGCACGTTGGCGCTGATGACCGCTCCCTGCCGGAGCACCCGCCTTCTCTCCTCCACGTTCCGGGTGGTGTGCTCTTTGGTCAAGCAGAAGCCTTTCCCGTTTCTGCATAACACCGCTTGCACGTTacctaaaagatttttaaaagtcggTCCTGGAGATTTATAACCAGTTGTATCAAACGTGCTGTTAACTTCACTAATTTGGTTCAGAGCACAGAAAGcagaccattaaaaaaatttaatatatgtaatattcaCATCATTATTAGATTTATAGTAATTCAGATTTCAAACTGGAAGGCTCGTTTATTCCTCTTAGCAAACTTAGTGTTTGAAATATATTCAGTATTGAAACAACAAGCTACAGATGATGAAAGATGACCTTTTATGCAGCAGCTTCTGAGTATTATGTGTAGGACCAAGAATTAAACTTTTTCCTAATCTATATTCCATAGAACAgactgtttttaatgttttgataaATGCCTTTTCAACTAAAAGGCTGATTTTTTTCTAAGAGTGGAGTTTGATAGTTTTTTAACTGGTTACAGTTAAAACCTGAATATATTATAGGTAtggataattattaaaaattataatgccACTGTTAGTATCCATCTTACTGGGTTTGTTATGTGTGTTACAATTCACTCAGCCAGCCCTGGGAAGAGAAAATAACGTGGTGTTAGTGTGTGAAGTGGATAATATTTAGCCAACATTAAACCCTTTGATTGAAAACTGAGGTGTTAAGAGTTTGCTCATGGTTCAGACAAACCTGTGATGTGTGTTTTATTGAAATCCCAAGAAAATTTAAATGTCATCCTTTGAGACAGTTTGGAGGATGGTTTTATTACCAAACTTTTCTTTGGtatacaaaaaaaagaacattttttttttttcatttgttaggaAAAACTGATCTTCCCAAAGTTTTTAGGAACAtaattatatgtttataataCCTATGAGAATTAATATTCCTGGAATCATAGGCAAAATTTGCATTACAATATTCTGATTTCAAGCATGGTACTGTACCTGGAGTCAGAATTTTGTTGTTGCAGCCCCTAGTTTCGAATCCCCTCATACTTTAGGTAAAGGGACTTAGGTGTCAGAGGGTAAGTTTCACACCCCTAATCTGGACAGAGCATTAGCTCTGGCATAGAGGGAGCCTGTTGGCTTATTTGCATAATGGAAACTGCTAATATCTACTAGGCATTAGATAATAGTATCTAAGTAATAATAGCTACTGAATGGGACCAGAAGGTGATTACGTGGACAATTTTGGAAACTTGATAACTGTGTAAATGATAATCTTCAAAACTGCATGACCTCTTTTATTTAATTGTGGTTTAGTTATTAACGGTTTCTATTAACTTTTCTGCTGGTCATTCTGTTCACACTCTGCAGAAGATAAGTCAGTGAAATGATTCTTGGCTTTATAAGTTGTTATTGTGCCGACAGCGTAAGCTGAACTGCTGTTAGCGGGGCACGTGGCTCAGTTCCTCTTAAGTCAGGGAATTTCTTTGTGCGTACCTGCACGTGTAGATAGTGCGACCGGAGCTCTGAAAACCGGGGCTCACAACAGTGAAATCCACCGACTTCCCGAGTGTTTTATTTGCGTGTGGCACGCCAGAGCTCACTCAGCAAAAAGCACTGTCTCCTCTGTGTGGTTTGAAAAGATCTTAATACAATTATCTGGTTACAGCGGAAGGGACTAAACTGGTGTTTTGACTTTAGTTGCCTGTGCAGAGGGCTTGGGAAGGGTCTCTCCTACCTATTGTTGTGCTGCAGAGAGGGAAGTGCCGTTTtggttgattttgtttttgtgaaCATCCCTGAGCTCAGCACAAGTGAACTTTCAGAAGCTGAGGACGCTAGCTAAGTGATAGCTTCAGGCTGTGTCCCGCCACTGACTTGCATGAGTGAGTTATTAGTCCCTCGACAGTTACTCCTTTAATTCAGCGCTGCCTTCTGAAGACCTCACAGCCTCACCTGTGTGACTTTGCTTGAAGGAGGGAGGGGTACCCACTGTTTCTCAACTGTTATGTGTAACTCAGGAAATACGGGATGATAAAGATTACTCAGGCCCTGGGAGAGTATTCCTGGCATGCAGAATGGGAAGTGGATGGACAGCTGGTACTTGCATCTCCTGAACGTTGGGCTGCTAAGCTGTCAGCTGCAAACGGAGTTGCTGAAAGCCATCGACTACATTGCTGAGACCTAGAGTGGAACAATGAACAAAGAGCTTCAAGGAAAATAGGAGATTGGAGGGAGATTTAAAAATAACCCTCAATGTCCATGTTTCTTGGAGAATTGAGGCAAAAGAGAAGAGCGAGATTTGGCAGTTTGAGCACATGATTGCCTTTCAGAAAGGGCCCCTGTGAAGCCTGGAGGAAATGGACACCCCGGGAGTCCAATGGTTAACACGGTGAACTGTGATGACCCTCACCCAACGATTGGTGAACCAGCAACACAGAGAGTTCAAATCCCTAGAGATGAACCTACCAGCTTTCAATAGCTGGAGAGCCAGCGCTCTTCAGAGCAAGATGGAGCAGGGGGATGAGAAGGCCACGTGTGCAGGGACATTGGTCTAGTGGGAACTCGCCGCTTTGAGAGGACATGGGAGCCGTTTAAAGACAGTGTGCGTGTTTGTTACACAAAAGGCCGTGAGGTAGCtgcctgctgcagctgctggggTGTCTCCAGTTTATGAGAAGGAAGCGCCCCTGCTAGCCTGAGGGCCCCCGGATAAAAGGACGGCTTGGCTCAGAAGCAGGGCGTGGGACCAGAACCTGACGTGTGGGACATCAGTCCCAGTTTTGTCCGTGTGTCTTTCATTAAGTCTTTATTTCTCTGAGGGACAATTAAGTAGACAGTCTTCACTGCACATCCAGAAAGACTCCTTGGCTTTTGAAAGATGTGTAAGCACGAAACATCTTCACCATTTTCCGTCTGGCATCTAGAGAGTGCTTACCCCTTCATCCTCGACTGTCAGCTATTTGTTGTGTATATGAGTCCACCACCAGCCCACCCCTTATAAGGAAGGTGGGGAAGACAATGTCCACAAAAGGTGAATGTTTTTAAGAATGCAGgttggttgtttcttttttttcctgcttaagTTGACTCTGGAGTTGAATTGTGTTTTAGGGGAAAAGATGGagctggaaataattttaaaagaaactgactAAGCCATCTTTAAGAACAATCATTTCTAGATAGAATcgcaacacatgaaaagatctgCACACACAGTGTCAGTCATGAAGTGAGAAAGGAGAGGACCTGGGAGTGAAGGGGCACCCCGGACGCAGGACGCTGCAGGCAAAGGAGCCGAGCAAAGGGGGAGTGTCGGGCGAGGGCACCCGGAGGAGAGGAGCCCTTTCTGAGGCCTTGTTAAAGGGAGCGACGAGCAGGAACGTGTCACCCAGACGTAAAGAAACTGGCATCGCAGATACACTGAAACGCTTCGCTCTCACCGGGGAGCAGAAGCTGTAACTGCTGAGCCCCAGAGCATGCCCAGAGCACAACTCAGCCTTGAGCTGAGAGCGCTTGAGCTAAATGAGGGACCTTGGCTGTTCACAGGATTATGGGACAGGAAGCGAAGCCTAGGACTTGGCTGGCTTGGGGAGACTAGTGGTTCTCCCCAGCAAAGCTAGGGCCACAGACGGCCGTGCCCTCACTGAAACACCGAGCAAAAATACGTGCCCCTCATCCGCCCTCCCAGAGTGCCAGCAAAATGAACTAGTTCAAAATCGATGCTGAACC is a window of Ovis aries strain OAR_USU_Benz2616 breed Rambouillet chromosome 1, ARS-UI_Ramb_v3.0, whole genome shotgun sequence DNA encoding:
- the LOC132657633 gene encoding protein phosphatase 2C-like domain-containing protein 1, coding for MKGNGKGFCLTKEHTTRNVEERRRVLRQGAVISANVPHGLLQGQTATTRGLGFHGNLKLKRFVIPAPQTISVPIDDLCQFLILGTNGLWGVLDTKEVTALAMSAFQAHRETWGPAAGNQPSPPRGPLRCPISEQTTARSGNIHTAFQRRSGERAPTGGSKENLPVSEHSICDPESSGPSPPKKTTRDPCSEEGPGGLTSVDRQPKASRETQGGPGSQSFYDGAAAYVSHELVNAALEAGSRDNITVMVILLNGTERQLLT